In Romboutsia lituseburensis, a genomic segment contains:
- a CDS encoding CPBP family intramembrane glutamic endopeptidase yields MKKILKSLEFCIGIHIIDLISVIFIGFVCSIFIKDDGDYFCILNTIGNFVSLIILNSIFSNYNNKVLSKDILKKVESKKILYIILFGFGVSVFTSIYVTILHTLVPSYTDVSNQLESISSNVIGALAIVVFGPIYEEILYRRIIFEYFKKNYSLVTAIVFQALVFGVAHGNIVQSIDAFIGGILLALIYIYSNSLLGSIILHMVFNLIGMWLPEFVNITNTSEYIIILLAIISLIFSIYKMTRKDK; encoded by the coding sequence ATGAAAAAAATTTTGAAATCATTAGAGTTTTGTATAGGTATACATATAATAGATTTGATTAGTGTTATATTTATTGGGTTTGTATGTTCTATTTTTATAAAAGACGATGGAGACTATTTTTGCATTTTAAATACTATAGGAAATTTTGTTTCATTAATTATATTGAATTCAATTTTTTCTAATTATAACAATAAAGTGTTAAGCAAAGATATATTAAAAAAAGTAGAGAGCAAAAAAATATTGTATATTATATTATTTGGATTTGGAGTTAGTGTTTTTACTTCTATATATGTAACAATACTTCATACATTAGTTCCAAGTTATACAGACGTATCAAATCAATTAGAATCTATAAGTAGCAATGTTATAGGAGCGCTTGCAATAGTAGTCTTTGGACCTATATATGAAGAAATACTTTATAGACGTATCATATTTGAATATTTTAAAAAAAATTATAGTTTAGTAACGGCAATTGTATTTCAAGCATTAGTTTTTGGAGTAGCTCATGGCAACATAGTACAAAGTATAGATGCTTTTATAGGAGGAATACTTTTAGCTTTAATATATATATATTCTAATTCATTATTAGGAAGCATTATTTTACATATGGTATTTAATTTAATAGGAATGTGGCTACCTGAATTCGTTAATATTACAAATACTTCAGAATATATAATAATATTATTAGCAATAATAAGTTTAATTTTTTCAATTTACAAAATGACCAGAAAAGATAAATAA
- a CDS encoding CPBP family intramembrane glutamic endopeptidase, whose protein sequence is MNKILKSLGLLIGVGITHIIGGLIIMVILSILGKDLSCIDSYKYTLNLIASLISLIILNLMFFDDNDKLLSKNLLNKMDFKNIIYVALFGIGYSIIMANFIGLLMELIPDYMNQYCTGIKNETNIISSSLVQVMAVTVFGPIYEEIIFRRIIFDHLKKNYNIISAVIVQALIFGLLHSNLIQDLSAFISGIVLVLLYIRYNSLLASITLHIVFNSMVMLINNNLIGGSVILDSILIIVAILCLIFSIYKMTRKDEKIYINNY, encoded by the coding sequence ATGAATAAAATTTTAAAATCATTAGGTTTATTGATAGGGGTAGGTATAACTCACATCATAGGTGGATTAATAATTATGGTTATATTATCTATTTTGGGTAAAGATTTGAGTTGTATTGATAGCTATAAATATACACTAAATCTTATAGCTAGTTTAATTTCATTAATTATATTGAATTTAATGTTTTTTGACGATAATGATAAATTATTGAGTAAGAATCTTTTAAACAAAATGGATTTTAAAAATATAATATACGTTGCTTTATTTGGAATTGGATATAGTATTATTATGGCAAATTTCATAGGATTATTAATGGAGTTAATTCCTGATTATATGAATCAATATTGTACAGGGATAAAAAATGAAACAAATATTATAAGTAGCTCACTTGTACAGGTAATGGCAGTTACAGTATTTGGACCTATATATGAAGAAATAATTTTTAGACGTATTATATTTGATCATTTAAAAAAGAATTATAATATAATAAGTGCAGTTATTGTACAAGCATTAATCTTTGGATTATTACATAGTAATCTTATTCAAGACCTATCAGCTTTTATATCAGGAATAGTATTAGTTTTATTGTATATACGTTATAATTCTTTACTAGCAAGTATTACTTTACATATAGTTTTTAATTCAATGGTGATGCTAATAAATAATAATTTAATAGGTGGTAGTGTTATCCTAGATTCTATATTAATAATAGTAGCCATATTATGTTTGATTTTTTCAATTTACAAAATGACTAGAAAAGATGAAAAAATATATATAAATAATTACTAG